In the Leptospira limi genome, one interval contains:
- the rplQ gene encoding 50S ribosomal protein L17, producing the protein MNKRNKVKQLNRSADHRKAMIQNMVISLLRHERIESSVAKLKVARSYAERIITRAKKNLDANLANLDEQKKNAAILHNTRYLYSHLGDQEIVNKLLKDLANRYAERVGGYTRIIRLVNRPSDNTAMGILELVDRKTQDELKAEAKAKREEKKPAKKEEKPKKAKKEKVAASK; encoded by the coding sequence ATGAACAAACGTAATAAAGTTAAACAACTCAATAGATCAGCTGATCATAGAAAAGCTATGATCCAAAACATGGTAATCTCTCTTCTTCGCCACGAAAGAATTGAATCTTCAGTAGCGAAGTTAAAGGTGGCTCGTTCTTACGCAGAACGAATCATCACTAGAGCGAAAAAAAATCTAGATGCAAATTTGGCAAACCTAGACGAACAAAAGAAAAATGCTGCGATTTTGCACAATACAAGGTATCTTTATAGCCACCTTGGTGACCAAGAAATCGTAAACAAACTTTTAAAAGATTTAGCAAATCGTTATGCTGAAAGAGTAGGTGGGTATACTAGAATCATTCGATTGGTAAACCGTCCTTCTGACAACACTGCGATGGGAATTTTAGAGCTTGTTGATAGAAAAACACAAGACGAACTCAAAGCAGAAGCGAAAGCAAAACGCGAAGAGAAAAAACCTGCCAAAAAAGAAGAAAAACCAAAAAAGGCAAAGAAAGAAAAAGTAGCCGCTTCTAAGTAA
- a CDS encoding PAS domain-containing sensor histidine kinase — translation MDSSLPITDRIWHTSFAESPIGMAITDLQTGLYVEANEVYCNWLGRKREEVVGKTTIDLGIYTNLTDRELILSKLKTDGYVINFEVPLLTKTGDTVTILFSGKIVENGRYLLSAGQNITALKEKEKLANALQKELKLSKELFESVFRLNPAAVSLSNADTGRYDDVNEAYCRLIGFDRDEIIGKTSHDLNIWITKVDRARLIAEVQKKGWSTGMEASVRTKSGEIRHVVSGNTILNHDGRSTLLAILIDITESKQNKEALEFAVKERTKELNRILEDLQKTQDQLILSEKMATLGQLVASVAHEINNPLAAISAFSEQLQNRLGDFGSRILEIRNCMGKYSDKDALEIILWITELFQVKPKTYSFSETRKIKKNLESLFVSASIESPYDLADRIVDLGVSDYILENTGFVEKLKNTPILSIILNELNALRSIESIRLAVERTSKIVYSLKNYGRMDRGSAKIQTNIIDTIETVLTLYQNKMKSGIECIRLYNANPVIMGYPDELIQIWTNLIYNSLQAMHFKGKLTVQVEETNTDVEVSIKDNGPGIPQNMQKRIFEPFYTTKEKGEGTGLGLGIVKQSVEERHNGQIRLFSEPGQTVFIVSIPKI, via the coding sequence ATGGACTCATCTTTACCCATCACTGATCGAATTTGGCACACAAGTTTTGCCGAAAGCCCCATTGGTATGGCAATTACAGATTTACAAACAGGTCTGTATGTGGAAGCAAATGAAGTGTATTGCAATTGGCTTGGTCGTAAGAGAGAGGAAGTGGTAGGGAAAACCACAATTGATCTAGGAATTTATACGAATTTAACGGACCGTGAACTCATATTATCCAAATTAAAGACAGATGGGTATGTAATTAACTTTGAAGTTCCGCTTTTGACCAAAACAGGTGATACAGTAACCATTCTTTTTAGTGGGAAAATTGTAGAGAACGGTCGGTACTTACTCAGTGCAGGTCAAAATATTACAGCCTTAAAAGAAAAAGAGAAACTCGCAAACGCACTTCAAAAGGAATTAAAATTAAGTAAGGAATTATTTGAAAGTGTTTTTAGATTAAATCCTGCGGCTGTTAGTTTATCAAATGCAGATACCGGTCGATATGACGATGTGAATGAGGCATATTGTCGACTCATTGGCTTTGATCGAGATGAAATCATCGGTAAGACATCACATGATTTAAATATTTGGATTACAAAGGTAGACCGAGCACGGTTAATCGCAGAGGTCCAAAAAAAAGGTTGGAGCACTGGTATGGAAGCAAGTGTACGAACCAAATCTGGTGAAATTCGACACGTAGTTTCGGGTAATACAATTCTCAATCATGATGGTCGTTCCACTTTACTTGCGATACTCATTGATATCACTGAATCCAAACAAAACAAAGAAGCTCTTGAATTTGCTGTCAAAGAAAGGACAAAAGAACTCAATCGTATCTTAGAAGATTTGCAGAAAACCCAAGACCAATTGATTTTATCCGAAAAAATGGCCACTCTTGGCCAACTTGTAGCAAGTGTGGCACATGAAATTAACAACCCTTTGGCGGCTATTTCCGCTTTCAGTGAGCAGTTACAAAACCGCTTGGGTGATTTTGGATCTAGGATACTTGAGATTCGAAATTGTATGGGTAAATATTCAGATAAAGATGCTCTGGAAATCATCCTTTGGATCACGGAACTATTCCAAGTAAAACCGAAAACTTATAGTTTTTCTGAGACAAGGAAAATTAAAAAGAATTTAGAATCACTTTTTGTTTCCGCCAGTATAGAATCACCTTATGATTTAGCAGATCGCATCGTAGATTTGGGTGTATCTGATTATATCTTAGAAAATACAGGTTTTGTCGAAAAACTGAAAAACACTCCCATACTTAGTATCATCTTAAATGAATTAAATGCCTTACGTAGTATTGAATCGATTCGTTTAGCAGTGGAACGCACATCGAAAATCGTTTATAGTTTAAAAAATTATGGAAGGATGGACAGAGGTTCTGCTAAAATCCAAACCAATATCATCGATACAATTGAAACGGTCTTAACATTGTATCAAAACAAAATGAAATCAGGAATTGAATGCATTCGATTGTACAACGCAAATCCTGTGATCATGGGATACCCAGACGAACTCATCCAAATATGGACCAATTTGATTTATAATTCCTTACAGGCAATGCACTTCAAAGGGAAGTTGACGGTGCAAGTGGAAGAAACAAATACCGATGTGGAAGTGTCGATCAAAGACAATGGCCCAGGAATCCCACAGAATATGCAAAAACGAATTTTTGAACCTTTTTATACGACAAAGGAAAAAGGAGAGGGAACTGGGCTTGGTCTTGGCATCGTCAAACAATCCGTAGAAGAAAGGCACAATGGCCAGATCCGGTTGTTTTCCGAACCAGGCCAAACGGTTTTTATCGTTTCAATCCCTAAAATCTAG
- the rpsD gene encoding 30S ribosomal protein S4 has translation MARYRGPVVKLMRREGLNLFLKNSHTLHKEKSSLEKRKYPPGLPPKKKGKVTEYGAQLREKQKVKRAYGVLEKQFRRYFEEASHTPGIPGENLLQFLERRLDNVLYRMGFAVTRRQARNFVAHRHILVNGHRVDICSYRVNVGDKIEIREKFQKSAFIEENIKLAQAINRTASWVSVDYAKFSGEVTSLPTREHIDIPVKEQVIVELYSK, from the coding sequence ATGGCACGTTACCGAGGTCCAGTTGTTAAATTGATGAGAAGAGAGGGACTTAACCTCTTTCTCAAAAATAGTCATACATTACATAAAGAAAAATCTTCCCTTGAAAAGAGAAAGTACCCACCAGGTCTTCCTCCAAAGAAAAAAGGGAAGGTAACAGAATACGGTGCACAGCTACGTGAAAAACAAAAAGTAAAACGCGCTTATGGTGTGTTAGAAAAACAATTCCGTAGATACTTTGAAGAAGCTTCTCACACTCCAGGGATTCCTGGTGAGAACTTACTCCAATTCCTTGAAAGGAGATTGGATAACGTTCTTTATCGTATGGGTTTTGCTGTTACTCGAAGACAAGCTCGTAACTTTGTGGCTCACAGACACATACTTGTGAATGGCCACCGAGTTGATATTTGTTCTTATCGTGTGAATGTTGGTGATAAAATCGAAATTCGTGAGAAGTTCCAAAAATCCGCGTTTATCGAAGAAAATATCAAACTAGCCCAAGCAATCAATCGTACTGCTTCTTGGGTAAGTGTGGATTATGCCAAGTTCTCAGGAGAAGTGACTTCACTTCCAACAAGAGAGCATATTGATATCCCTGTGAAAGAACAGGTAATCGTAGAGTTGTACTCGAAGTAA
- a CDS encoding ATP phosphoribosyltransferase regulatory subunit: MNQKNKSISSEQKWIPDGFHFLGPEESRNRRNLLQSFSELFEREGYSEITLPSFDYSNSFRSQLHEGVESLLVTKDWDGNELSPGVDLTLQVVKGMAARSHWEENQNIYYFAKKIRDHKKRNASRREILQIGVESLGKSDTNHLISQIQILNKLWDHTIPNKTFTIVFGHSSFFRNLLEILGWNEEETKVLRQFLYTKNIPELVALAARTNTSDSHMKIIQLLLKPIPANEMAGFKKDLESNLSKEELNRVKNDLDSITSFFEVWNKQMQNVSCIWDPSLVRDLSYYTGFMFQGYVEHDPEPVFAGGVYNDLYASFTGIQKDACGFALHLDSIEVLINKEK, encoded by the coding sequence ATGAATCAAAAAAACAAATCAATTTCCTCGGAACAGAAATGGATACCCGATGGATTTCATTTTTTAGGACCGGAAGAAAGCAGAAACCGGCGAAATTTACTACAATCGTTTTCAGAGCTCTTCGAAAGAGAAGGGTATTCTGAAATCACTCTCCCCAGTTTTGATTATTCAAATTCCTTTCGTTCCCAATTACATGAAGGTGTTGAGAGTTTACTCGTCACAAAAGATTGGGACGGAAACGAACTCTCTCCTGGTGTGGACCTAACATTACAGGTAGTGAAAGGGATGGCAGCGAGATCCCATTGGGAAGAAAATCAAAACATCTATTATTTTGCCAAAAAGATTAGAGATCATAAAAAACGAAACGCTTCTAGGCGCGAGATCTTACAGATCGGTGTCGAGAGTTTAGGAAAAAGTGATACAAACCATTTGATATCCCAAATCCAAATTTTGAATAAACTATGGGATCATACAATTCCTAACAAAACATTTACGATTGTGTTTGGTCATTCTTCTTTTTTTCGCAATTTGTTAGAAATCCTTGGATGGAATGAGGAAGAAACAAAGGTTTTACGACAATTTTTATATACGAAAAATATCCCAGAATTAGTCGCTCTTGCTGCGAGGACAAATACGAGTGATTCTCATATGAAAATCATTCAGCTATTGCTCAAACCAATTCCTGCAAATGAAATGGCTGGTTTTAAGAAAGATTTGGAATCGAATTTATCGAAAGAAGAATTAAATCGAGTAAAAAATGATCTGGATTCGATCACATCTTTTTTTGAAGTTTGGAACAAACAAATGCAAAATGTATCCTGTATTTGGGATCCATCTCTTGTTCGCGATTTATCGTATTACACGGGTTTTATGTTCCAAGGATATGTAGAACATGACCCTGAACCAGTTTTTGCTGGTGGTGTGTATAATGATTTATATGCAAGTTTTACAGGGATACAAAAGGATGCATGTGGCTTTGCACTGCATTTGGATTCAATTGAAGTTTTGATAAATAAGGAAAAATGA
- a CDS encoding DNA-directed RNA polymerase subunit alpha, which translates to MSPKNLLKGFKRPKKIEFTTDVNTPNYGKFVAEPFERGIGTTIGNSLRRTLMSSIEGAAISAIRIEGVSHEFSYIEGVAEDVTRIILNLKQVRIKYEPEDKEASKVIHLELKGAGYFRAADLAVDSSIEIMNPDLHIATLNEDANLIMDLEIQRGRGYVPAEDKKKDIEVLGTIPIDSIFSPIQKVLFEVSETRVAQRSDYEKLTMEVWTDGSVSPEDAVAQAAKILKDHLTVFINFEEEIEEEEEELDEADEKLKAALSKHVEELELSVRSTNVLRSLEIDFIGELVKRSEDEMTKSKHFSEQSLQELKAKLSSMGLSFGMRDF; encoded by the coding sequence TTGTCTCCAAAGAATTTATTAAAAGGTTTTAAAAGACCCAAAAAAATCGAATTCACTACCGATGTGAATACACCAAACTATGGTAAGTTTGTTGCAGAACCTTTCGAAAGAGGAATTGGTACAACGATCGGAAACTCCCTTCGTCGTACACTTATGTCTTCGATCGAGGGAGCCGCAATTTCTGCGATTCGAATCGAGGGAGTTTCTCACGAATTTTCTTACATCGAAGGTGTTGCAGAAGACGTCACTCGTATCATTCTTAACTTAAAACAAGTTCGAATCAAATACGAGCCAGAAGACAAAGAAGCAAGTAAAGTGATCCACCTTGAGTTAAAAGGGGCGGGATATTTTAGAGCTGCTGACCTAGCTGTAGATTCTTCTATCGAAATCATGAATCCTGACCTTCATATTGCTACTCTCAACGAGGATGCAAATTTGATTATGGATTTGGAAATCCAAAGAGGACGTGGTTACGTTCCAGCAGAAGACAAAAAGAAAGACATTGAAGTTTTGGGAACGATCCCAATCGATTCCATCTTTTCACCTATCCAAAAAGTTTTGTTTGAAGTATCAGAAACTCGTGTAGCACAAAGATCTGATTACGAAAAACTAACGATGGAAGTTTGGACTGACGGTTCTGTTTCTCCAGAAGATGCAGTGGCTCAAGCAGCAAAAATCCTAAAAGACCACCTCACTGTATTCATCAATTTTGAAGAAGAAATTGAAGAGGAAGAAGAAGAATTAGATGAAGCTGATGAAAAACTCAAAGCAGCTTTATCGAAACATGTAGAAGAATTAGAACTTTCTGTTCGTTCTACTAACGTTCTTCGCAGTTTGGAAATTGACTTCATTGGTGAACTCGTAAAGAGATCAGAAGACGAAATGACGAAATCAAAACATTTCAGCGAACAAAGTTTACAAGAGTTGAAGGCAAAACTTTCCTCTATGGGACTTTCTTTCGGTATGAGAGATTTTTAA
- a CDS encoding 1-acyl-sn-glycerol-3-phosphate acyltransferase: MTEKEATLGRWHKEFFENIHLFVKSGLSEQDAKSILEEFLVLSQATPKPKVMEIFQEPERLEEIGVYTDIKSEPRDFMLKFLDPIMKKFKVEGIENLKLLDGIIGKYPVTLISNHLSHLDAPAIFTLLYNSGPEGRKIAESLVFIAGRLAFEPDFTRLGLYMFGTLLVCSKKDMADNPSLSDVMTKINMRAFRNSQKLQSDGKVISIFPEGTRSRDGRLMPFVDTVYHYVANKVILPISLEGTEKILPIEGLLFNQAVGKLVIGKPVLVGELTKREMETFPSHIEQISFPGTGDKKQFIIDNLALLVGSNLNKHKHGTYRNLYRGDVRETNQLISLPKKPEEHIVIIGSSNMSVAFACILANKNVKVTIYHPDSEMVARSNEEKRDIIHYPIYKLPPNIDFSDKPEVLESATLFVQGTNPWEFDAVYSKIRTYLQKNKSPMVNVIKGFTGSKKGLILEDLHELLLIERDRLAVVSGACYPDQIMERKISGFEISAFEDSLIPKLKELLTNNYVFTRTAINSRDTKGVQLGGALKTIYALAMGLVEGYFKRELGGNVDNTLFHLSNRFFNEMVSIGVLLGGDPTTFNGLSGMTDFMLACFGSDTRDRKYGYDLANGTRPEKITNGFYGLKVLPNLIQLDEKRHPIVAYAYKTVIQNEDFDIVAEELQKQLARF; the protein is encoded by the coding sequence ATGACAGAAAAAGAAGCCACTTTGGGACGTTGGCACAAAGAATTTTTTGAGAACATTCACTTATTTGTAAAATCCGGTCTTTCGGAACAAGATGCAAAGTCCATTTTAGAAGAATTTTTAGTTTTATCACAAGCGACTCCTAAACCCAAGGTTATGGAAATTTTCCAAGAGCCAGAGCGATTAGAGGAGATAGGTGTCTACACAGACATCAAATCAGAACCTCGTGATTTTATGCTCAAATTTCTGGATCCCATCATGAAGAAGTTTAAGGTGGAAGGAATAGAAAATTTAAAACTCCTCGATGGCATTATTGGCAAATACCCAGTCACTCTTATCTCTAACCACTTAAGCCATTTAGATGCACCTGCCATTTTTACTCTACTTTACAATTCGGGACCAGAGGGTAGAAAGATTGCTGAGTCTCTTGTATTCATTGCGGGTAGACTTGCCTTTGAACCTGATTTTACTCGCCTAGGCCTTTATATGTTTGGAACTCTCCTTGTTTGTTCCAAAAAAGATATGGCTGATAACCCTTCTCTTTCTGATGTCATGACGAAAATCAATATGCGTGCTTTTCGTAATTCACAGAAATTACAATCTGACGGAAAGGTAATTTCCATTTTCCCTGAGGGAACTCGTTCTCGGGATGGAAGGCTCATGCCATTTGTGGACACTGTGTACCATTATGTTGCAAACAAAGTCATTTTGCCTATCTCACTTGAAGGAACGGAAAAAATTCTACCGATCGAAGGTTTACTTTTCAACCAAGCCGTAGGAAAACTTGTGATCGGTAAACCTGTACTTGTTGGAGAACTGACTAAACGGGAAATGGAAACCTTTCCATCACATATCGAACAAATCTCTTTTCCAGGAACTGGTGACAAAAAACAATTCATCATTGATAACCTTGCTCTTCTTGTGGGAAGTAATCTCAACAAACACAAACATGGCACATATCGAAACCTCTACCGAGGTGATGTAAGGGAAACAAACCAACTCATTTCGCTTCCAAAAAAACCAGAAGAACACATAGTGATCATTGGTTCGTCCAATATGTCAGTCGCGTTTGCCTGTATTCTTGCAAATAAAAATGTCAAAGTGACGATTTACCATCCCGATTCAGAAATGGTGGCTAGAAGTAATGAAGAAAAACGTGACATTATCCATTACCCAATTTACAAACTACCACCAAACATTGATTTTTCGGATAAACCAGAAGTTTTAGAATCAGCTACTTTATTTGTCCAAGGAACAAATCCTTGGGAATTTGATGCTGTTTACTCCAAAATCAGAACCTATTTACAAAAGAATAAATCACCGATGGTGAATGTAATCAAAGGTTTTACTGGATCCAAAAAAGGGCTCATTCTAGAAGACTTACATGAACTCCTTCTCATTGAAAGGGATCGATTAGCTGTTGTATCGGGTGCTTGTTACCCTGATCAAATCATGGAACGAAAAATTTCTGGTTTTGAAATCTCTGCATTTGAAGATTCTCTGATTCCAAAACTCAAAGAACTTCTCACCAATAATTACGTATTCACAAGAACAGCAATCAATTCCCGAGATACAAAAGGGGTTCAACTTGGTGGTGCACTAAAAACAATTTATGCACTTGCTATGGGACTAGTAGAAGGATACTTTAAACGCGAATTAGGTGGAAATGTCGACAATACTCTATTCCATTTGAGCAACCGATTTTTTAATGAGATGGTTTCTATCGGAGTTTTACTCGGAGGAGATCCAACTACGTTTAATGGTTTATCTGGTATGACTGATTTTATGTTGGCTTGTTTTGGTTCTGATACCAGAGATCGTAAATATGGGTATGATCTAGCTAACGGAACAAGACCAGAAAAAATCACCAACGGATTTTATGGTCTAAAAGTTTTACCAAACCTCATCCAACTGGATGAAAAAAGGCATCCGATTGTTGCCTACGCATATAAAACCGTGATCCAAAATGAAGATTTTGATATTGTTGCGGAAGAATTGCAAAAGCAATTAGCTAGATTTTAG